A stretch of the Pseudomonadota bacterium genome encodes the following:
- a CDS encoding EscU/YscU/HrcU family type III secretion system export apparatus switch protein, with protein MSEKRFPPSARRLAKLRKDGKVVKSPMVSMAVSYWIAVFALPLSLSWVGDKTLIQWLNYKLWSPMVAFEQALWTGMRSIVILVAALALGAVVAEVTQTRGLFLPSQLIKGFNRCQPGAYFGRVKQSLLDAVFGLLRCIVLVLVFAPIFFALIAQSIFVFDLSSEQAIATLSDSVYSLVYRGGFVLIVFAIISYSMARWKFSKQNRMSLHELKEEHKEGEGDPHVKAARRHEHMVLVMSELERRVKRSKVIVVRRAPEKP; from the coding sequence ATGAGCGAAAAACGGTTTCCGCCCTCGGCGCGGCGTCTTGCAAAACTACGTAAAGATGGAAAAGTCGTTAAAAGTCCAATGGTTAGCATGGCCGTATCATATTGGATCGCCGTCTTTGCTCTGCCCTTAAGTCTTTCTTGGGTAGGTGATAAAACCTTGATACAATGGTTGAATTATAAGCTCTGGTCGCCCATGGTCGCCTTTGAGCAGGCTTTGTGGACCGGGATGCGATCGATCGTAATCCTTGTTGCAGCGTTGGCGCTAGGGGCTGTTGTAGCGGAGGTTACACAGACGCGTGGGTTGTTTCTGCCCTCGCAACTCATAAAAGGTTTTAATCGTTGTCAGCCGGGTGCATATTTTGGGAGGGTCAAACAGAGCCTCCTTGATGCTGTTTTCGGATTATTGCGGTGTATTGTTTTAGTGCTTGTGTTTGCGCCGATTTTTTTTGCGTTGATCGCTCAATCGATCTTCGTTTTTGATCTATCGAGTGAGCAAGCCATAGCAACCCTCAGTGATAGTGTATACTCGCTCGTATATCGCGGAGGGTTCGTGCTAATTGTTTTTGCAATTATCTCGTATAGCATGGCTCGTTGGAAGTTCTCTAAGCAGAACCGCATGAGTCTTCACGAATTGAAAGAGGAGCACAAAGAGGGCGAGGGGGATCCGCACGTTAAGGCAGCCAGGCGGCATGAGCACATGGTGCTTGTTATGTCTGAGCTGGAGCGACGGGTAAAGCGGTCGAAGGTTATCGTGGTGCGAAGAGCGCCTGAGAAGCCATAA